From Blastocatellia bacterium, one genomic window encodes:
- a CDS encoding DNA methyltransferase, translating into MTKNRKRPSPVAADVNGSAANHTTINLNPAHLIARLGEAAAARRITALKQKAAAIRQAIEDNNRHDELFNANGDGVRLRRDVLSAELEQVVAARTLERARYYLKRLARGVEDRQTTAINDINLRRWKEYDEVLTDSLWVEPRRDTAGAHTSAYWGNFIPQIPRQLMLRYTKQNDWVLDCFLGSGTTLIECRRLGRNGIGIELNTDVARQTRRRIRDESNPHHVRTEVLSGDARRVKLRRAFDRIGVERVQMVILHPPYHDIIAFSDRADDLSAAQTTEAFLRMFGEVIDNATPLLEDGRYLAVIIGDKYERGEWQPLGFRCMEEVLKRAYRLKSIVVKNFDATRAKRDQRQLWRYRALAGGFYVFKHEYVLLFQKK; encoded by the coding sequence ATGACCAAGAATCGCAAGCGACCCTCACCCGTTGCAGCAGACGTGAATGGCTCCGCGGCCAATCACACGACGATTAACCTGAACCCCGCACACTTGATCGCGCGGCTCGGCGAAGCCGCCGCGGCGCGGCGCATCACGGCGCTCAAGCAGAAAGCGGCGGCGATCCGCCAGGCCATCGAGGACAACAACCGGCACGACGAGTTGTTCAACGCCAACGGCGACGGCGTGCGCTTGCGGCGCGACGTTCTGAGCGCAGAGCTTGAGCAGGTGGTGGCGGCGCGCACCCTGGAGCGGGCGCGCTATTACTTGAAGCGGCTGGCGCGCGGCGTCGAAGATCGGCAGACGACGGCCATCAACGACATCAACCTACGGCGCTGGAAAGAGTATGACGAGGTGCTCACTGACAGCCTCTGGGTCGAGCCCCGGCGCGACACGGCGGGGGCGCACACGAGCGCCTACTGGGGCAATTTCATCCCGCAGATTCCGCGTCAATTGATGCTGCGCTACACGAAGCAGAACGACTGGGTGCTGGACTGTTTTCTCGGCAGCGGCACGACGCTGATCGAGTGCCGTCGCCTGGGGCGCAACGGCATCGGCATTGAGCTGAATACAGATGTCGCTCGCCAGACCAGGCGGCGCATCCGCGATGAAAGTAATCCGCACCACGTCCGCACCGAAGTCCTCAGCGGTGACGCGCGGCGTGTAAAACTGCGCCGCGCGTTCGACCGTATCGGCGTCGAGCGCGTGCAGATGGTCATCCTGCACCCGCCGTATCACGACATCATCGCCTTCTCGGATCGGGCTGACGATTTATCGGCGGCGCAAACGACCGAGGCGTTCTTGCGGATGTTCGGCGAGGTGATTGACAACGCCACGCCGCTGCTCGAAGACGGGCGCTATCTGGCGGTGATCATCGGCGACAAGTACGAGCGCGGCGAGTGGCAGCCGCTTGGCTTTCGCTGCATGGAAGAAGTGCTGAAGCGCGCCTACCGTTTGAAGAGCATCGTCGTCAAAAACTTTGACGCCACGCGGGCCAAGCGCGACCAGAGGCAGCTATGGCGCTATCGGGCGCTGGCCGGCGGCTTCTATGTTTTCAAGCACGAATACGTGTTGCTCTTTCAGAAGAAGTGA
- a CDS encoding GNAT family N-acetyltransferase produces MSYECGRGEFTISTTASRLDLKMIHDFLTTSYWAAGVPAEVVKRSLEHSLPFGVYHRDRQVGFARVVTDYATFAYLADVFIIEAYRGQGLAKWLVEVIVAHPDLQGLRRWMLATRDAHTLYGKVGFTSVKAPERWMERHNPNVYAKPPLS; encoded by the coding sequence GTGAGCTACGAATGCGGGCGCGGCGAGTTCACGATCAGCACCACTGCATCGCGGCTCGACCTCAAGATGATTCACGACTTCCTGACGACTTCGTACTGGGCGGCAGGTGTGCCCGCGGAAGTGGTCAAAAGATCGCTCGAACATTCGCTGCCTTTCGGCGTCTATCACCGGGATCGGCAGGTCGGCTTTGCGCGCGTCGTCACCGATTACGCGACCTTTGCTTATCTCGCCGATGTGTTTATCATCGAAGCGTATCGGGGCCAGGGCCTGGCGAAGTGGCTCGTCGAAGTGATCGTCGCGCACCCGGACTTGCAAGGCTTGCGGCGCTGGATGCTGGCGACACGCGACGCGCACACGCTCTACGGCAAAGTCGGGTTCACCAGCGTCAAAGCCCCTGAACGCTGGATGGAACGCCACAACCCGAACGTTTATGCGAAGCCCCCGCTATCTTGA
- a CDS encoding creatininase family protein: MQSAFHHLTWKEAQAALGAGAVMILPVGSTEAHGPHLPLATDVIISEEMSRRAAARLQARGISAFVLPPIAYSVTDFSADFAGTISIRHETATALIRDICVSLYKQGARLVAVANSHLEPDHVASIHEAIAQVKRETGRDVAFPDKRRRRWAAHLTEEFRRGDCHAGSYETSLVLAARAELVREAVRRQLERVPISIAEKIRDGARTFNEAGGGEAYFGSPAEATPEEGEASYAALAGMLVTAVTEALEEANP; encoded by the coding sequence ATGCAAAGCGCGTTTCACCACCTGACCTGGAAAGAAGCTCAAGCAGCGCTCGGCGCGGGCGCGGTGATGATCTTGCCTGTCGGCTCGACCGAAGCGCACGGGCCGCACCTGCCGCTGGCGACCGACGTGATTATCTCGGAAGAGATGTCGCGCCGCGCCGCCGCTCGACTGCAAGCGCGGGGCATCTCGGCCTTCGTCTTGCCGCCCATCGCTTACAGCGTCACTGATTTCAGCGCCGATTTCGCCGGCACGATTTCGATTCGACACGAGACCGCGACGGCGCTCATTCGCGACATCTGTGTGTCGCTCTACAAACAGGGCGCGCGGCTCGTGGCCGTCGCCAACTCGCACCTTGAGCCCGACCACGTCGCTTCGATCCATGAAGCTATCGCCCAGGTGAAGCGCGAGACCGGGCGCGACGTCGCCTTTCCCGACAAGCGCCGCCGCCGCTGGGCCGCCCATCTCACCGAAGAGTTTCGGCGCGGCGACTGTCACGCCGGCTCGTACGAAACGTCGCTGGTGCTGGCGGCGCGGGCCGAGCTGGTGCGCGAAGCGGTGCGCCGCCAGCTTGAGCGCGTGCCGATTTCAATCGCCGAAAAGATTCGCGACGGCGCGCGGACGTTCAACGAAGCGGGCGGCGGCGAAGCTTACTTCGGCAGCCCCGCCGAGGCCACACCTGAAGAAGGCGAAGCGTCTTACGCCGCGCTCGCAGGGATGCTGGTTACCGCCGTGACCGAAGCCCTGGAGGAGGCCAACCCGTGA
- a CDS encoding benzoate-CoA ligase family protein, which yields MTITFPEQFNMATYYLDDRIKEGRGDKVAVYCEDQRYTYADVQRMANQVGNLLLSLGVEMEDRVLIVLPDSIEFVATWFAIAKIGAIITMVNTILPASDYEYYLDYTRAKVAVVHVSVMERFAPAASHSRHLRHTIVVGTQQSGSLEGITGRSSIISYERATAAAAAELATAPTSRDDLAIWLFTSGSTGQAKAAVHMQHDLPYNTECYAKQVLKITDRDITLSVPKLFFGYATGTNLLFPFAVGGATALFAERSTAETMFEMIEKFRPTVLTSVPTMINAMLQVEGARDRYDLSSLRCCLSAGEALPPELYHRWMDAFGVEILDGIGSAEMFHIYITNYPGEVVPGSLGRLVPGYEARIVDADGRDVAAGEMGTLRIKGDSAALCYWQAHEKSKATFAGDWCTTGDQFAVDERGYFWYRGRTDEMLKVGGIFVSPTEIENCLLEHEAIRECAVIGAADEQGLIKPKAFVVLAEGCAAGLEMERELKDYVKARLAVYKYPRWIEFRDDLPKNERGKMDRRALKQ from the coding sequence ATGACCATCACTTTTCCAGAACAGTTCAATATGGCGACCTACTATCTTGACGACCGCATCAAGGAAGGTCGAGGCGATAAGGTCGCCGTTTACTGCGAGGATCAGCGGTACACCTACGCCGACGTGCAGCGCATGGCGAACCAGGTAGGTAATCTGTTGCTCAGTCTCGGTGTTGAGATGGAAGACCGCGTGCTCATTGTCCTGCCCGATTCCATCGAATTCGTCGCCACATGGTTCGCCATTGCTAAGATCGGCGCGATCATCACTATGGTCAATACCATCCTGCCGGCCTCGGACTACGAATATTACCTCGATTACACACGCGCCAAGGTCGCCGTCGTCCACGTTTCTGTCATGGAGCGCTTTGCGCCCGCCGCTTCGCATTCGCGCCATCTGCGTCACACCATTGTTGTCGGCACGCAACAGTCGGGCAGCCTCGAAGGCATCACCGGGCGCTCGTCTATCATCTCTTACGAGCGGGCGACGGCGGCGGCGGCGGCTGAGCTTGCGACCGCGCCGACCTCGCGCGACGACCTGGCCATCTGGCTGTTTACTTCAGGCTCGACGGGACAGGCGAAAGCCGCCGTCCACATGCAACACGACCTGCCGTACAACACCGAGTGCTACGCCAAGCAGGTGCTGAAGATCACCGACCGGGACATCACGTTGTCTGTGCCGAAGCTCTTCTTCGGCTATGCGACCGGCACCAACCTGCTCTTCCCGTTTGCCGTTGGCGGCGCGACGGCGCTGTTTGCCGAGCGCTCGACCGCCGAGACCATGTTCGAGATGATCGAGAAATTCCGCCCGACCGTCCTGACCAGCGTGCCGACGATGATTAATGCCATGCTGCAAGTCGAAGGGGCGCGCGACCGCTATGACCTGTCGAGCCTGCGCTGCTGTCTGTCGGCGGGCGAAGCCTTACCGCCTGAGCTTTACCACCGCTGGATGGACGCCTTCGGAGTCGAGATTCTCGACGGCATCGGCTCGGCGGAGATGTTTCATATCTACATCACCAACTACCCCGGCGAAGTCGTGCCGGGCAGCCTCGGCCGCCTGGTGCCGGGGTACGAAGCGCGCATCGTTGACGCCGACGGGCGCGATGTCGCGGCGGGCGAGATGGGGACGCTTAGGATCAAAGGCGATTCGGCGGCGCTCTGTTACTGGCAGGCGCACGAGAAATCGAAAGCGACCTTCGCCGGCGACTGGTGCACGACCGGCGATCAGTTCGCCGTCGATGAGCGCGGCTATTTTTGGTACCGCGGGCGCACGGACGAGATGCTGAAAGTCGGCGGCATCTTCGTGTCGCCGACCGAGATTGAAAACTGCCTGCTTGAACACGAAGCGATACGCGAATGCGCCGTCATCGGCGCAGCCGACGAGCAAGGGCTGATCAAGCCGAAAGCCTTCGTCGTGCTTGCCGAAGGGTGCGCTGCTGGCCTTGAGATGGAGCGCGAGCTGAAGGATTATGTGAAGGCGCGGCTGGCAGTCTATAAGTACCCGCGCTGGATTGAATTCCGCGATGACCTGCCGAAAAACGAGCGCGGCAAGATGGATCGCCGCGCCTTGAAGCAATGA
- the cas6 gene encoding CRISPR system precrRNA processing endoribonuclease RAMP protein Cas6, producing MFCPAGSLYLNEIRLNFQTPARIRVDGDLQQALTFELLVRNLLRRISLLAAVHGSGRLDVNYRALIEQASNVRTSASGLHWRDWERYSSRQKVKMNMGGFVGTIEYAGEEIQEFIPLIIAGEILHIGTGTSFGLGRYKLVA from the coding sequence ATTTTCTGCCCGGCGGGGTCACTATACCTGAATGAAATCCGATTAAATTTCCAGACGCCGGCTCGAATCCGTGTAGACGGTGATTTGCAGCAGGCGCTGACTTTTGAACTGTTGGTTCGCAACCTGTTGCGAAGGATTTCCTTATTAGCAGCGGTCCATGGAAGTGGGCGGCTGGACGTGAATTATCGAGCCTTGATTGAACAAGCATCGAACGTTCGGACAAGCGCGTCGGGTCTACACTGGCGAGATTGGGAAAGATATTCGAGCCGACAAAAGGTCAAGATGAACATGGGTGGCTTTGTTGGCACCATCGAATACGCTGGCGAAGAAATCCAGGAGTTTATCCCGCTCATTATCGCTGGCGAGATATTACACATCGGAACTGGCACAAGCTTTGGGTTAGGCAGATACAAACTTGTGGCCTGA
- a CDS encoding SAVED domain-containing protein, translated as MSKKIKILFLAAEPTDLFRLQLGKECERIKREIELEVNRDRFEVVEHWAVTTSELIRALRKHQPDIVHFSGHGGKSGIILEDGSGDSHSVPKEGLAELFEMFRNNVRLVFLNACYSEAQVQAFTQTIDFTIGMRKPVGDSAAISFAAAFYGGLSFGYSVEQAYRMANILLKLDRLPDQNNPRLFTRRGVDGSRSFLDHIPVPQLTKKWRGAKGLRSSKGKRTDEPQVGLWIHGWVKRLYDCLPTVELDWTEYFRRDTRKVPSQQAWNLSLFKDLQKAKKELDKHSQGAFIDFRGKLPLTALLAVGATFPEVGGYSLRAEQPTRGKTVLWRSDAGSSKRGFKILVAKQRKGSRKQDILIALSITGSARDEVVALYNQYPETFSTLIYAEPNDGTGDGSLRSDKDAMALAIHAKELIRECKRDYQASQVHLVVHGPGAYCLFLGQRLNALGTLITYERALNGSYRRSVTLHTG; from the coding sequence ATGAGCAAGAAAATTAAAATCCTCTTTCTCGCCGCCGAACCGACCGATCTGTTTCGCCTGCAACTGGGAAAGGAATGCGAGCGGATCAAGCGCGAAATCGAGCTGGAAGTAAACCGCGACCGCTTCGAGGTCGTCGAACACTGGGCGGTCACAACAAGCGAGTTGATCAGGGCGCTGCGCAAACACCAGCCAGACATCGTTCACTTCAGCGGTCATGGCGGCAAGAGTGGGATCATCCTTGAAGATGGTTCTGGCGATAGCCATTCGGTTCCCAAAGAAGGACTGGCGGAACTGTTCGAGATGTTCAGAAATAATGTCCGCCTGGTTTTTCTAAATGCCTGCTACAGCGAAGCCCAGGTGCAGGCTTTTACGCAGACCATTGATTTCACGATTGGTATGCGAAAGCCTGTGGGAGATTCCGCAGCCATCAGCTTTGCGGCGGCTTTCTATGGAGGATTAAGTTTCGGCTACTCAGTAGAACAGGCGTATAGAATGGCCAATATCTTGCTTAAGCTCGACCGGTTGCCGGACCAGAACAATCCAAGACTATTCACCCGCAGAGGCGTTGATGGCTCAAGGTCGTTTCTCGATCATATACCTGTTCCGCAATTGACTAAAAAATGGCGCGGGGCCAAAGGACTCCGCAGTAGTAAGGGGAAGAGAACGGACGAGCCACAGGTAGGTTTATGGATTCATGGATGGGTTAAACGACTGTATGATTGCCTTCCCACAGTCGAGCTTGACTGGACGGAATACTTCCGTCGCGATACCAGGAAAGTTCCGAGCCAGCAAGCCTGGAACCTTTCTTTATTTAAAGATCTTCAAAAAGCCAAGAAAGAGCTTGATAAGCATAGTCAGGGAGCCTTTATAGATTTTCGGGGCAAGTTACCGCTAACGGCGCTGCTCGCAGTTGGGGCTACGTTTCCTGAGGTCGGAGGCTACAGCCTTCGCGCCGAACAGCCCACCCGTGGTAAGACGGTTCTGTGGAGGTCCGATGCTGGTTCATCGAAGCGCGGGTTTAAAATCTTAGTGGCCAAACAGAGAAAAGGCAGCCGCAAGCAGGATATTCTCATCGCTTTATCAATTACCGGCAGCGCTAGAGATGAAGTTGTTGCACTCTATAATCAGTATCCTGAAACTTTCTCGACATTGATTTACGCTGAACCGAATGATGGGACGGGGGATGGGAGCTTGCGCTCGGATAAGGATGCTATGGCTTTAGCCATCCATGCCAAGGAACTGATCCGAGAGTGCAAGCGCGATTACCAGGCCTCGCAAGTGCACCTGGTAGTCCATGGCCCGGGTGCGTACTGTCTGTTTCTTGGTCAGCGGCTCAATGCCTTAGGGACCCTAATCACGTATGAGAGGGCGCTGAACGGAAGCTACAGGCGATCAGTTACTCTGCATACGGGGTAG
- a CDS encoding CHAT domain-containing protein, protein MPGKTIRQEVGAGKRTSFQIILSAAQFVRVIFEGEWAVFSVSLSAPSHHRIYEFNTRRFRPTPLTFITDFSGTYTLDIESREEEGEAAHCQLTIESVRRPAAGDGYLIAAERATAEAERLREEWQLKSLTQCIAKYKQAQTYWRRLDNRAEEASALKSIGDVYATLGQNPAALTSFNLALPLSKVAGDRQLEIDILNALSEVQADLGNWQAALDNARQALTLSNEVGFIRGKARALNAIGLVYHLLSDFQQALNTFDQAMNLWRISQDRRGQAQTLTNIAYSYGDPGDLQKSLSLFNEALLLWRKSKDLRGEAQTLTTIALLNSSLGEMQKAFDTHTQAIRLFRMMGDLAGEAVTLNGMAYIYETLGDRQRAVELFGRALKLFQVAGRRSSEAITLGLIGEVYYSLGDNQKALEYHTKKLNATRSLGDQRAEAYTLRDMGIVFDSLGNKDKALDYLSRALSLSKAVSDLRAQASTLNGLGSISERSGQREKALVFYQQALHLSRASEDRAQEAQTLHNIARAYRDLGNLAEAYEQAKALLDIVETQRVKVASRELQASYFASAHQHYELYIGILMRMHRQNPGSGYDTVAFGASERSRGRVLLDLLNEAQADIRQGVDPVLLLHERELQQLLNTKAERQMRLLSRSHTEEEATAIKKELVDITSRYEDVLAQIRATSPKYANLTQPHTMTLSEIQQILDADTMVLEYSLGEEQSYLWAVTSKWAKVFELPPRKKIEAAAIRLYRSLTGDAQSQSSKFPQQRSRALENEASQYGEAATDLTSMLLDPVAPYLAAKRLVIVADGALQYVPFAALCDPNNPKETRQEQPLVVNHEIVNLPSVSILSALRSETNGRSPAPKALAVFADPIFERNDPRVIMNEGRRRNNVNNKPGHIEVSRGQYQPRSDELLDEAKERLRFERLPFAASEAMTIASLIPEQQRKLALGFDATLFAAKSPDLQQYRILHFATHGLIYGEHPHLYGVVLSLVDKQGNPQDGFLRLNEIYNLKLTADLVVLSACQTALGKDIQGEGIVGLARGFMYAGVARVVASLWKVDDRASAELMKYFYEELFGRNQLRPVAALRAAQVRMLQQPRWKSPYYWAAFILQGEWK, encoded by the coding sequence TTGCCAGGAAAAACGATTAGGCAGGAGGTCGGCGCAGGTAAACGCACATCTTTCCAGATCATACTCTCTGCTGCCCAATTTGTGCGTGTGATCTTTGAAGGGGAGTGGGCTGTCTTCTCGGTGAGCCTGTCGGCTCCATCACATCACAGGATCTATGAGTTCAATACTCGCCGATTCAGACCGACTCCCCTTACATTCATTACAGACTTCTCAGGCACATATACCCTAGACATTGAATCACGCGAAGAAGAAGGAGAAGCGGCACATTGTCAACTGACGATTGAGTCGGTGCGAAGGCCGGCCGCGGGGGATGGTTATCTGATCGCCGCTGAGCGAGCAACCGCAGAGGCTGAAAGGCTGCGGGAAGAATGGCAACTTAAATCGCTGACGCAGTGCATCGCGAAGTATAAGCAGGCACAGACTTACTGGCGCCGGCTCGATAATCGAGCCGAGGAAGCCAGTGCGCTCAAAAGCATCGGCGATGTCTACGCGACACTCGGCCAAAATCCGGCTGCCCTGACCTCCTTTAATCTGGCACTTCCATTGAGTAAGGTCGCCGGTGATCGGCAGCTGGAGATTGATATTCTCAATGCATTGTCGGAAGTCCAGGCTGATCTAGGAAACTGGCAAGCCGCACTGGATAACGCTAGACAGGCACTCACCCTCAGCAACGAAGTCGGCTTCATTCGGGGGAAAGCCCGAGCCTTAAATGCTATTGGCCTGGTCTATCACCTGTTGAGCGATTTTCAGCAGGCGCTCAACACTTTCGATCAGGCCATGAACCTCTGGCGAATATCCCAAGACCGCCGCGGTCAAGCGCAAACGCTAACGAACATCGCCTATTCATATGGTGATCCCGGCGACCTGCAAAAATCCCTCTCATTGTTCAATGAGGCATTGCTCCTTTGGCGCAAATCAAAAGACCTGCGGGGGGAAGCTCAGACGCTGACGACAATTGCTTTGCTAAATAGCTCGCTTGGTGAAATGCAGAAGGCATTTGATACCCATACGCAGGCGATTCGTCTCTTCCGAATGATGGGGGATCTCGCGGGCGAGGCCGTTACCCTCAATGGGATGGCATATATTTATGAAACCCTGGGAGATCGCCAGAGGGCAGTAGAGCTTTTCGGCAGGGCCTTGAAACTCTTTCAAGTGGCTGGCAGGCGCTCTAGCGAAGCGATTACCTTAGGCTTGATTGGTGAAGTCTATTATTCACTCGGAGATAATCAAAAGGCCCTTGAGTATCACACGAAGAAGCTCAATGCAACTCGCTCTCTCGGTGATCAGAGAGCAGAGGCTTACACACTGAGAGACATGGGGATTGTCTTTGACTCGCTCGGGAACAAAGACAAGGCGCTCGATTACTTGAGCCGTGCGCTCTCACTGAGCAAGGCGGTTTCTGACCTGCGTGCACAAGCCTCAACGCTTAATGGTCTCGGATCCATTAGTGAGAGGTCTGGACAAAGGGAGAAGGCGCTCGTGTTTTATCAGCAAGCCCTCCACCTCAGCCGGGCCTCAGAAGATCGCGCACAAGAGGCACAAACACTTCACAACATCGCTCGGGCTTACCGCGATCTTGGCAACCTTGCAGAGGCATATGAGCAGGCCAAGGCCCTGTTAGATATAGTTGAAACGCAACGCGTCAAAGTCGCCAGCCGGGAACTACAGGCATCCTACTTTGCCTCCGCGCATCAGCACTACGAGCTATATATCGGAATCTTAATGCGTATGCACCGGCAGAATCCTGGCTCAGGCTATGACACTGTAGCCTTCGGAGCGAGTGAAAGGTCTCGCGGGCGAGTCTTGCTTGATCTATTGAACGAGGCCCAGGCAGACATTCGACAGGGTGTCGATCCGGTGCTGTTGCTGCACGAGCGCGAGCTCCAACAATTGCTCAATACCAAAGCAGAGCGACAGATGCGCCTGCTCAGTCGCTCGCATACAGAGGAGGAGGCAACAGCAATTAAAAAAGAGCTTGTAGACATTACAAGTCGGTATGAAGATGTACTAGCTCAGATCAGGGCGACCAGTCCGAAATATGCCAATCTAACGCAACCCCATACGATGACCCTTTCCGAGATCCAACAAATACTAGATGCAGATACCATGGTTCTGGAATATTCGCTCGGGGAAGAACAGAGCTACCTTTGGGCTGTGACATCGAAATGGGCTAAGGTGTTTGAGCTGCCCCCTCGTAAGAAAATAGAGGCCGCAGCAATTCGACTGTACAGATCCTTAACCGGAGACGCCCAAAGCCAAAGTAGCAAGTTTCCACAGCAACGAAGTAGGGCCTTAGAAAACGAAGCTTCTCAATACGGTGAGGCGGCAACGGACCTCACAAGCATGTTACTCGATCCTGTCGCGCCTTACCTTGCAGCCAAGCGATTAGTTATCGTAGCGGATGGGGCACTACAATACGTGCCCTTTGCTGCGCTTTGCGATCCTAACAACCCCAAAGAAACCAGGCAAGAACAGCCTCTTGTGGTGAATCACGAAATCGTCAACCTGCCATCAGTCTCAATACTTTCAGCTCTGAGGTCAGAGACCAATGGACGCAGCCCTGCGCCGAAAGCGCTTGCAGTCTTCGCAGACCCGATATTTGAGCGTAACGACCCACGGGTCATAATGAACGAAGGCCGTCGAAGGAATAATGTTAATAACAAGCCTGGCCACATTGAAGTGAGCCGAGGCCAGTACCAACCGAGGTCTGATGAACTACTAGATGAGGCTAAAGAAAGACTGCGGTTTGAGCGATTACCTTTTGCGGCAAGTGAAGCAATGACCATTGCCAGTCTTATACCTGAGCAACAGCGTAAGCTAGCTCTCGGTTTTGATGCAACCCTCTTTGCAGCAAAGAGCCCGGACCTACAGCAATATCGTATATTGCATTTTGCGACTCATGGACTGATCTATGGAGAGCACCCGCACCTGTATGGCGTCGTGCTCTCTCTGGTGGATAAGCAGGGAAATCCACAGGATGGGTTTCTTCGGCTTAACGAGATTTACAATCTAAAGCTCACCGCCGACTTAGTTGTCTTAAGCGCGTGCCAGACTGCCTTGGGAAAGGACATTCAAGGAGAGGGGATCGTGGGGCTGGCGCGCGGGTTTATGTATGCCGGGGTTGCGCGCGTAGTCGCCAGCTTGTGGAAGGTAGACGACAGAGCCTCGGCGGAGTTAATGAAGTATTTTTATGAAGAGCTGTTTGGTCGGAACCAATTACGCCCCGTCGCGGCTTTGCGAGCCGCCCAGGTGCGGATGTTGCAGCAACCGCGCTGGAAGTCTCCTTACTACTGGGCTGCCTTCATACTCCAAGGTGAATGGAAGTAG